The genomic region GATCTGCCAAAGTGCTGGCTAATTATTCTAAACGCTTTGCGAGCACTATACATAGAGAGATATATAGAGGAAGTACTGACTCTATGGCAAACTCTAGTTATTCTGTCAAAGAAAACAGAAATCACAATACCTATTTTATAGTTGATGAGGCGTCAATGATCGGCGAGAGTAAAAATTTTATTGGTGCTGGCGATTTATTAGACGACCTGATAAAGTATGTTTATTCTGGTAAAGGATGTAGGATAGTTTTTATTGGCGATGTAGCCCAGCTGCCACCAATTGGGTCAGAACTTAGTCCTGCATTGGAGCCGAGAACATTAAGAGATTCGTTCCAACTAAGAATAAAAGGTTCGGAATTAAAGCAAGTTATTCGACAGCAAGAAGATTCTATTATATTAAAAAATGCAACTAGTCTTCGTAATAGTATTGAGAAGCGGGATGTATCTGTTTTGCAACTCGATATTCAAGTATATAAGGATGTATCTGCGGTAGCTGGAGTGGAATTAGAAGAGCGCCTGGAGGCATCTTATTCTGAGTATGGTTTTTTGGATACGATTGTACTATGCAAGTCAAATAAGCGAGCAAACTTATTTAATCAGCAAATTAGGGCCAGGATTAGATGGTATGAAGAACAAGTTGAATCGGGAGATTTGCTAATGGTGGTTAAGAATAATTATTTCTGGCTTAAAGATGAAGAGGGTTCAAGCTTTATAGCAAATGGAGATATTATCCAAGTAACTAATATTCTTGGAAGAGAAGATATATATGGATTCAGTTTTGTCGATATCAGTATGAAAATGGTAGACCAAA from Flavobacteriales bacterium harbors:
- a CDS encoding ATP-binding domain-containing protein; protein product: SAKVLANYSKRFASTIHREIYRGSTDSMANSSYSVKENRNHNTYFIVDEASMIGESKNFIGAGDLLDDLIKYVYSGKGCRIVFIGDVAQLPPIGSELSPALEPRTLRDSFQLRIKGSELKQVIRQQEDSIILKNATSLRNSIEKRDVSVLQLDIQVYKDVSAVAGVELEERLEASYSEYGFLDTIVLCKSNKRANLFNQQIRARIRWYEEQVESGDLLMVVKNNYFWLKDEEGSSFIANGDIIQVTNILGREDIYGFSFVDISMKMVDQTDQPEYDVKVMLDTIDIETPALDKDKSKDLYTAISEDYQDLSSKARLEAIKSNPYFNALQIKYAYAITCHKAQGGQWKSVFIDQGYLTEEMVDKSYVRWIYTAVTRASEKLCFVNFDAKFFKESPYS